Proteins found in one Dryobates pubescens isolate bDryPub1 chromosome 1, bDryPub1.pri, whole genome shotgun sequence genomic segment:
- the MBD4 gene encoding methyl-CpG-binding domain protein 4, whose protein sequence is MAAPGAVTPAGHGRARGRAGGPARCRRVPEPPAPSRAPPGISFPRSLPGGSRDQAAVQAAAERPGPCPSGGGTGAAAGRSLAGRLAAAAGPSAARSGWQKVARRRQSGRTAGRVDVYFVSPAGHKLRSKRALVEYLQKTGETKLKAEDFVFAAPAQRSPRASVERCSREAAGTAAGGEDCHSPAQGLSVQNGAEERTGKEPQGEAALGSGALTTKGLNPEECWKTTREQAGGRSDRSKGSGTSSGGRSRAGSQVKRHRAARGRQQGAGSKKLCRSRASPVAASQGTATQDTDPTGAGAALLTTARAGGQRGSATAHPRGALGSPAEETAEKGPGEASSAAPEERASALGAWRERARGSLDAGVSLKHADVLGTHRKSWHFLTAQWGHSRAPGVIFVTVQSHFFTGESMPQTQVDRRKTSPYFSSKCSKEAPSPPRRKALRKWIPPRSPFNLVQETLFHDPWKLLIATIFLNKTSGKMAIPVLWEFLKKYPSPEVARAADWREMAELLKPLGLYELRAKTIIRFSGEYLSKHWRYPIELHGIGKYGNDSYRIFCVNEWQEVQPQDHKLNVYHAWLWENRERLSIG, encoded by the exons ATGGCGGCGCCGGGAGCG GTGACCCCCGCCGGGCACGGGCGGGCCCGGGGCCGTGCGGGGGGCCCGGCACGGTGCCGCCGCGTGCCGGAGCCCCCCGCTCCCAGCAGGGCCCCACCGGGCATCTCCTTCCCGCGCAGCCTCCCGGGTGGCAGCCGAGACCAAGCGGCGGTGCAGGCGGCGGCGGAGCGGCCCGGCCCCTGCCCTagcggcggcggcaccggcgCTGCGGCGGGGAGGAGCCTGGCAGGAAGactggcggcggcggccgggccCAGCGCCGCCCGCAGCGGCTGGCAGAAGGTGGCGAGGCGGCGGCAGTCGGGCAGGACCGCAGGGAGGGTCGATGTCTACTTTGTGAG ccctgcaggacaTAAGCTGAGGTCGAAAAGAGCACTTGTGGAGTATCTGCAGAAAACTGGGGAGACGAAGCTGAAAGCTGAAGACTTTGTctttgcagccccagcccagaggaGTCCCCGGGCAAGTGTGGAGAGatgcagcagagaagctgcaggaacTGCCGCGGGGGGTGAGGATTGTCACAGCCCGGCGCAAGGCCTCAGCGTGCAGAACGGTGCCGAGGAGAGAACTGGAAAGGAGCCCCAGGGAGAGGCTGCTCTCGGGAGCGGAGCTCTGACCACAAAAGGCTTAAACCCAGAGGAGTGCTGGAAAACCacaagggagcaggcaggtggaAGAAGCGACCGGAGCAAGGGAAGTGGCACCAGCTCTGGAGGGAGAAGTCGAGCCGGCAGCCAGGTCaagaggcacagagcagcacggggcaggcagcagggcgcTGGGAGCAagaagctctgcaggagcagagcctcacctgtggctgccagccagggcacagccactcAGGACACAGACCCCACGGGGGCAGGGGCGGCTCTGCTGACAACCGCCAGGGCGGGCGGGCAGCGGGGCTCTGCCACGGCTCACCCGCGGGGGGCGCTGGGCAGCCCGGCAGAGGAGACTGCCGAGAAGGGTCCTGGTGAAGCATCCTCTGCAGCACCGGAGGAGAGGGCCTCTGCGCTGGGAGCATGGAGAGAGAGGGCTCGAGGGAGCCTGG ATGCTGGAGTGAGTCTAAAGCACGCTGATGTTCTGGGCACCCACAGGAAATCCTGGCACTTCCTCACAGCACAGTGGGGTCACAGCAGAGCACCTGGGGTtatctttgtcactgtgcagaGTCACTTCTTTACAGGAGAGTCCATGCCACAGACACAAGTGGACAGGAGGAAAACCAGCCCCTATTTTTCAAGTAAATGCAGTAAAGAAG ctcccagcccacccAGAAGGAAGGCCCTCAGGAAGTGGATTCCTCCACGCTCCCCTTTTAACTTGGTCCAAGAAACACTTTTCCATGACCCCTGGAAGCTTCTCATTGCAACCATATTTCTCAACAAAACTTCAG GCAAGATGGCAATTCCTGTGCTCTGGGAGTTCCTCAAGAAGTATCCTTCTCCAGAAGTAGCCAGGGCTGCAGACTGGAGGgagatggcagagctgctcaaaCCTCTTGGCCTCTATGAGCTCAGAGCCAAAACTATCATCAGGTTCTCAG GCGAGTACCTGAGCAAGCACTGGCGCTACCCCATCGAGCTGCACGGCATCGGCAAGTACGGCAACGACTCCTACCGCATCTTCTGCGTCAACGAGTGGCAGGAG gTGCAGCCACAGGACCACAAGCTGAACGTGTACCACGCGTGGCTCTGGGAGAACCGGGAGAGGCTGAGCATCGGCTGA
- the RPL32 gene encoding 60S ribosomal protein L32, translated as MPALRPLVKPKIVKKRTKKFIRHQSDRYVKIKRNWRKPRGIDNRVRRRFKGQILMPNIGYGSNKKTKHMLPTGFRKFLVHNVKELEVLMMSNKSFCAEIAHNVSSKNRKVIVERAAQLAIKITNPNARLRSEENE; from the exons ATGCCCGCCCTCAGGCCTCTCGTGAAGCCTAAAATCGTCAAGAAGAGGACCAAGAAGTTCATCCGGCACCAGTCCGATCGCTATGTCAAGATCAAG CGCAACTGGCGCAAGCCCAGGGGCATCGACAACCGCGTGCGCCGGCGCTTCAAGGGGCAGATCCTGATGCCCAACATCGGCTACGGCAGCAACAAGAAGACGAAGCACATGCTGCCCACGGGCTTCAGGAAGTTCCTGGTCCACAACgtcaaggagctggaggtgctgatgaTGAGCAACAA GTCCTTCTGCGCAGAGATCGCTCACAACGTGTCCTCCAAGAACCGCAAGGTGATCGTGGAGCGCGCGGCACAGCTGGCCATCAAGATCACCAACCCCAACGCGCGGCTGCGCAGCGAGGAGAACGAGtga